A genome region from Hevea brasiliensis isolate MT/VB/25A 57/8 chromosome 9, ASM3005281v1, whole genome shotgun sequence includes the following:
- the LOC110671545 gene encoding probable inactive receptor kinase At3g08680, with protein MLSRALKAKPRWSPRYGDNFSCKSGSILEYSEDCIVGFIDDLSLVFCGNSESHLTLREVLRGSVAVMGESRLGMTEKVVLLEGKIYAVKRFRKVSVGRREFRKRVEKLAQVSQKCQYLVPIAAYLYSKRIKFVVCDYYPMGSLADLLAGGREFGHTALSWNQRLRIALDIAQAIAFIHIECPPHEKNMQMNAHGNIKASNVMINSNFSACLSDYGFTQLAEFEEVSDTWQQKPPPQQDQESIYGDKCCQKSDIYSFGIILLDMLGGSKATGLRRCIEERYEKIKKGSIEFFEISLEGKERLQALKVLDIALACTNELPEGRISIEQVLKYFGDVIVLK; from the exons ATGCTGTCTAGAGCCTTGAAAGCAAAACCCAGATGGAGTCCAAGGTATGGAGATAACTTTAGCTGCAAATCAGGGTCCATTCTTGAATATTCTGAAGATTGCATAGTGGGATTCATAGATGATCTATCCTTGGTTTTCTGTGGAAACAGTGAGTCTCACTTGACTTTAAGGGAGGTTCTAAGAGGATCTGTAGCTGTTATGGGAGAGAGTCGGTTAGGGATGACAGAGAAGGTGGTTTTGTTAGAGGGAAAAATCTATGCAGTGAAGAGATTTCGGAAAGTGAGTGTTGGTAGACGTGAATTTAGAAAAAGAGTAGAGAAATTGGCTCAGGTGAGCCAAAAATGCCAGTATCTTGTTCCTATTGCTGCTTATCTATATTCAAAGAGGATCAAGTTTGTCGTCTGTGATTATTATCCCATGGGAAGCCTAGCTGACTTGCTTGCTG GTGGAAGGGAATTCGGCCACACTGCCCTGAGTTGGAATCAAAGGCTAAGAATAGCCCTAGACATTGCACAAGCAATTGCTTTTATTCACATAGAATGCCCTCCACATGAAAAGAACATGCAAATGAACGCACACGGCAACATAAAAGCCTCCAATGTCATGATAAATAGCAACTTCTCAGCCTGCTTGTCTGACTATGGCTTCACTCAACTGGCGGAATTCGAGGAAGTTTCTGATACATGGCAGCAGAAGCCACCCCCGCAGCAGGACCAAGAAAGCATCTACGGTGACAAGTGTTGCCAAAAGAGTGACATTTACAGCTTCGGGATAATATTGTTGGACATGCTTGGTGGATCCAAAGCTACAGGTTTAAGGCGCTGCATAGAAGAAAGGTACGAAAAGATTAAAAAAGGTAGCATTGAGTTTTTTGAAATTTCTTTGGAGGGGAAAGAAAGGCTGCAGGCTTTGAAGGTCTTGGATATTGCATTGGCATGCACAAATGAGTTACCTGAGGGTAGAATTTCAATAGAACAAGTACTAAAGTATTTTGGAGATGTTATAGTTTTGAAATAA